In Streptomyces qaidamensis, one DNA window encodes the following:
- a CDS encoding response regulator transcription factor produces MSRTIKVLLAEDQSMVREALAALLGLEEDIEVVAQVARGDEVLEAARAHAVDVALLDIEMPGATGIEAAARLHTELPAVKLVILTTFGRPGYLRSAMESGADAFLVKDAPAAQLAEAVRKVLTGERVIDPTLAAAALADGANPLTDREREVLRAAAEGSTNAELAASLHLSQGTVRNYLSTAIQKLAVRNRAEAVRVAREKGWL; encoded by the coding sequence ATGAGCCGCACGATCAAGGTCCTGCTCGCCGAGGACCAGTCGATGGTCCGCGAGGCCCTGGCCGCTCTGCTCGGCCTGGAGGAGGACATCGAGGTCGTCGCCCAGGTGGCCCGCGGCGACGAGGTCCTGGAGGCGGCCCGGGCACACGCCGTGGACGTGGCCCTCCTGGACATCGAGATGCCCGGCGCGACGGGCATAGAGGCCGCGGCCCGCCTGCACACGGAACTCCCGGCCGTGAAGCTGGTCATCCTCACCACCTTCGGCCGTCCCGGCTACCTGCGCAGCGCCATGGAGTCGGGAGCCGACGCCTTCCTGGTCAAGGACGCCCCGGCTGCCCAGCTCGCCGAGGCGGTCCGCAAGGTCCTCACCGGCGAACGCGTCATCGACCCGACCCTGGCGGCAGCGGCCCTGGCAGACGGCGCCAACCCGCTGACGGACCGCGAGCGAGAAGTCCTCCGGGCCGCCGCCGAGGGCTCCACCAACGCCGAACTGGCAGCGTCCCTGCACCTCTCCCAGGGCACGGTCCGCAACTACCTCAGCACAGCCATCCAGAAGCTGGCGGTGCGAAACCGCGCGGAGGCGGTCCGGGTGGCACGTGAGAAGGGCTGGCTGTAG
- a CDS encoding transglutaminase-like domain-containing protein — protein MRPPYPPSPERSAELRRRFAEEARSERPDLSTLCLLVGAEADRELDEAGLDAAQVELDRLAGLLPFRPGGSRAWAVALRELLGERMGFHGTPGDYQRLESSLLHEVLVRRRGLPILLSVVWMEVARRAGAPVYGVALPGHFVVGFGPDEGQVLADPFDGGRVLSGADAELLVVGATGTGVDPSMLRPADPLDVVLRILNNVRAWAAARPERSDVALWAVELSLLLPSHPARLRYERAQLLVRRGEFLGGALELEAYAEVVEAVDEVAAERVRGEAFAARAMLN, from the coding sequence ATGCGTCCCCCGTACCCCCCGTCCCCCGAACGGTCCGCCGAGCTGCGGCGGCGGTTCGCCGAAGAGGCCCGGTCCGAGCGGCCCGACCTGTCGACGCTGTGCCTGCTGGTCGGCGCGGAGGCGGACCGGGAGCTGGACGAGGCGGGCCTGGACGCCGCGCAGGTCGAGCTGGACCGGCTGGCCGGGCTGCTGCCGTTCCGGCCCGGGGGGTCGCGGGCGTGGGCGGTGGCCCTGCGCGAGCTGCTCGGTGAGCGGATGGGGTTCCACGGCACCCCCGGCGACTACCAGCGCCTGGAGTCCTCGCTGCTGCACGAGGTGCTGGTGCGGCGCAGGGGGCTGCCGATCCTGCTGTCCGTGGTGTGGATGGAGGTGGCCCGGCGGGCCGGGGCGCCGGTGTACGGGGTGGCCCTGCCGGGGCATTTCGTGGTCGGGTTCGGGCCCGACGAGGGGCAGGTGCTGGCGGATCCGTTCGACGGTGGTCGGGTGCTGTCGGGAGCGGACGCCGAGCTGCTGGTGGTCGGGGCCACGGGGACGGGGGTCGATCCGTCGATGCTGCGGCCGGCCGATCCGCTGGATGTGGTGCTGCGGATCCTGAACAACGTGCGGGCGTGGGCGGCGGCCCGTCCCGAGCGGTCGGATGTGGCGTTGTGGGCGGTCGAGTTGTCGTTGCTGCTGCCGTCGCATCCGGCTCGGTTGCGGTACGAGCGGGCGCAGTTGCTGGTGCGTAGGGGGGAGTTCTTGGGCGGGGCCTTGGAGTTGGAGGCCTATGCGGAGGTGGTGGAGGCCGTGGATGAGGTCGCGGCCGAGCGGGTGCGGGGGGAGGCTTTCGCGGCCAGGGCGATGCTCAACTGA
- a CDS encoding GNAT family N-acetyltransferase — protein MEISAAGRLEVRITAADVGKRVSVRSMIEHGLPGEKFTDTVGVLTSWDNGVLLITRRSGESVRIAESALVAAKAVPSAPARRRGPAASYEELARVAARAWLPVESERLGAWELRAASGFTRRANSVLPLGAPGLPLDEALEAVRRWYGERGLPAYVQTATGAKGTQELLCAELEQRGWVREVTAELWTGPLAPIADRGDPAGVALSREAGEGWLARYQRKGVSEVALRVLRGGPSVWFATVPGAAEGAPPAAIGRCVVDGRWAGFAAVEVDPALRRQGLGTAVMAALARQALDEGASAAWLQVEADNAGARALYTGMGFAAHHAYHHYRAPDAHGTGTGTGTGTGR, from the coding sequence GTGGAAATCTCTGCCGCCGGGCGCCTTGAGGTCCGCATCACCGCTGCTGACGTGGGCAAACGGGTCTCCGTCCGGAGCATGATCGAACATGGCCTCCCGGGTGAGAAGTTCACCGATACGGTCGGTGTTCTCACATCATGGGACAACGGTGTGCTGCTGATCACACGCAGGAGTGGCGAGAGCGTCCGTATCGCGGAATCCGCGCTGGTCGCGGCCAAGGCCGTGCCTTCCGCACCGGCGCGTCGCCGCGGTCCGGCCGCCTCCTACGAGGAGCTGGCCCGGGTCGCCGCGCGGGCCTGGCTGCCCGTGGAGAGCGAGCGGCTCGGCGCGTGGGAGCTGCGGGCCGCGTCCGGGTTCACCCGGCGGGCCAACTCGGTGCTGCCGCTGGGCGCGCCGGGCCTGCCCCTGGACGAGGCCCTGGAGGCCGTGCGGCGGTGGTACGGCGAGCGCGGGCTGCCCGCCTACGTCCAGACCGCGACCGGCGCCAAGGGTACGCAGGAGCTGCTCTGCGCCGAGCTGGAGCAGCGGGGCTGGGTGCGGGAGGTGACCGCCGAGCTGTGGACCGGGCCGCTGGCGCCGATCGCCGACCGGGGTGACCCGGCGGGGGTCGCGCTGTCCCGGGAGGCGGGCGAGGGGTGGCTGGCCCGATATCAGCGCAAGGGCGTGAGCGAGGTGGCGCTGCGGGTGCTCCGGGGCGGGCCGTCGGTGTGGTTCGCGACCGTTCCCGGGGCGGCCGAGGGGGCGCCTCCGGCCGCCATCGGGCGGTGTGTCGTCGACGGGCGGTGGGCCGGGTTCGCCGCCGTCGAGGTCGATCCGGCGCTGCGACGGCAGGGGCTCGGTACGGCCGTGATGGCCGCGCTCGCCCGGCAGGCGCTCGACGAGGGGGCGTCGGCCGCGTGGCTCCAGGTCGAGGCGGACAACGCGGGAGCGCGGGCGCTGTACACCGGGATGGGCTTCGCCGCACACCACGCCTATCACCACTACCGGGCGCCGGACGCCCACGGCACCGGCACCGGCACCGGCACCGGCACCGGCAGGTAA
- the fdxA gene encoding ferredoxin translates to MTYVIAQPCVDVKDKACIEECPVDCIYEGQRSLYIHPDECVDCGACEPVCPVEAIFYEDDTPEEWKDYYKANVEFFDELGSPGGASKLGLIERDHPFVAALPPQNQ, encoded by the coding sequence GTGACCTACGTCATCGCGCAGCCTTGTGTCGACGTCAAGGACAAGGCGTGCATCGAGGAGTGCCCGGTCGACTGCATCTACGAGGGCCAGCGGTCCTTGTACATCCACCCGGACGAATGCGTCGACTGTGGTGCCTGTGAGCCGGTCTGCCCGGTCGAGGCGATCTTCTACGAGGACGACACTCCCGAGGAGTGGAAGGACTACTACAAGGCGAACGTCGAGTTCTTCGACGAGCTCGGTTCGCCCGGCGGAGCCAGCAAGCTGGGGCTGATCGAGCGCGACCACCCCTTCGTCGCCGCGCTGCCGCCGCAGAACCAGTAA